TTCAAGAACCTGATGCAGGCGCTGCGCGCCGAGTTCGGCTCCAAGAACCTGGTCACCGCGGCGATCACCGCCGACGCCACACCGGGCGGCAAGATCGACGCGGCGGACTACGCGGGCGCCGCCCCGTACGTCGACTGGTACAACCCGATGACGTACGACTACTTCGGCGCCTGGGACGCGGCCGGCCCGACGGCCCCGCACTCCCCGCTGACCTCGTACTCCGGCATACCGAAGGCGGACAACCACAGCTCGGCGACCATCGCCAAGCTGAAGGGCCTCGGCATCCCCGCCTCGAAGCTGCTGCTGGGCATCGGCTTCTACGGCCGCGGCTGGACCGGCGTCACCCAGTCGGCGCCCGGCGGCACCGCGACCGGCCCGGCGGCGGGCACGTACGAGCAGGGCATCGACGACTACAAGGTGCTCAAGACCAAGTGCCCGGCCACGGGGACGGTGGCCGGCACGGCGTACGCCAAGTGCGGGAATGACTGGTGGAGTTACGACACCCCGGCGACCATCGCGACCAAGATGACGTACAAGAACCAGCAGGGGCTGGCCGGCACGTTCTTCTGGGAGCTGAGCGGCGACACGGCGAACGGTGAACTGATCAAGGCCATCAAGTAGGCCTGGGCGGACCGGGGGCGGAGGGATCGTGACGGATCCCTCCGCCCCCGGCTCATGCGCCCTGGCGGGCGGCCTGCGGAGCCGGGTAGGCGGGGTCCAGGTCCTCGATCGCGCGCAGGGCGCCGCCGAGCCCCTTCACCAGCAGCTCGCACATGGTCGCGCGGGGCAGTTCGGGGCGGTCGATCCATTCGAGGGTGGCGCCCTCGACGCCGCACACCCAGGCGAGCAGGCCCATGCGCGCCAGCGGCGTGATGTCGACGCGGCCGTAGGCCCCCTCGGCGATGGTGGCGACGATGGCCTCGCGCACGCCGTCACGGATGGCGTGCACCTCGGTGTCGAAGCCGACACCGCCGCTGACGATGGTGCGGTACGCGGCCTGGTTGTGCTCGGCGTAGCGC
The genomic region above belongs to Streptomyces coeruleorubidus and contains:
- a CDS encoding TetR/AcrR family transcriptional regulator, whose amino-acid sequence is MNISQQPAARPRARGTERSLARRAELIAIGRRLFADTSYDALSMDDIARQAHVAKGLIYYYFQSKRGYYLAIIQDSVTDLVTLAASGHELPPVDRVQRTIDSYLRYAEHNQAAYRTIVSGGVGFDTEVHAIRDGVREAIVATIAEGAYGRVDITPLARMGLLAWVCGVEGATLEWIDRPELPRATMCELLVKGLGGALRAIEDLDPAYPAPQAARQGA